Proteins from a single region of Lonchura striata isolate bLonStr1 chromosome 34, bLonStr1.mat, whole genome shotgun sequence:
- the LRCH4 gene encoding leucine-rich repeat and calponin homology domain-containing protein 4, with protein sequence MAAGAAGAVPAEPPPPLGRLPGGAGTERALEEAEASGTLSLAGRRLRAFPAAAARRWDLSDTTQADLSRNRFGEVPEAACRLVSLEALSLYHNCLRSVPPAIANLHSLAHLDLSRNQLSSLPACLCLLPLRVLNASNNRLARLPPNLGALRTLRQLDVGCNRLRALPPGLGQLRALRDLSVRRNQLAVLPEELSELPLVRLDFSCNRVVAIPRCFRRLRHLQVLLADNNPLQFPPAQICLKGKVHIFKYLEAEAAAHPPPACPPDEPCPLRQRGGLDSGFHSVDSGSKRWSGNESTDESSEPSRQHRETRGGAAGDSDPEQLEEEPSPEEQQGQSPRGDTPEGIRVVPAPRRRPQNLEVWMERERERSRDRTPPQRPPQTSALLLLGPEGAPDPPCSPPEPSACLTPRSSSSSSSPRSATKPAPPDPDQLITEVRQSLEALLQLRLPEELGDSELLGRVAARLRPWAVRAAPKTALDPKTAPGTPKQPPKPLPGPQNRPRDPETAPKTTPGTPKLPPGPQNSPQNQPRDPKTAPGTPKQPPKPAPGPRNSPQNQPRDPKTGPPSARRTPPSPPRHGSGVPEVKPPHPRRPPPGLLFALFYGLLMALLVAAHRALFGC encoded by the exons ATggccgcgggggcggcgggggccgtCCCGGctgagccgccgccgccgctgggCCGCCTGCCCGGAGGAGCCGGCACCGAGCGCGCCCTGGAAGAAGCAGAAGCCTCCGGCACGCTCAGTCTGGCCGGCCGGCGGCTGCGCGCCttcccggcggcggcggcgcggcgctggGACCTCAGCGACACCACACAGGCCG ACCTGTCCCGGAACCGCTTCGGGGAGGTGCCGGAGGCCGCCTGCCGCCTGGTCTCGCTGGAGGCGCTGAGCCTGTACCACAACTGCCTGCGCAGCGTGCCCCCGGCCATCGCCAACCTGCACTCCCTGGCTCACCTGGACCTCAG CCGCAACCAGCTGAGCTCGCTGCCCGcctgcctgtgcctgctgccGCTGCGCGTCCTCAACGCCAGCAACAACCGCCTGGCGCGGCTGCCGCCCAACCTGGGCGCCCTGCGGACGCTGCGCCAGCTG GACGTCGGCTGTAACCGGCTGCGGGCGCTGccgccggggctggggcagctgcgggcgctgcgggacCTGAGCGTGCGGCGGAACCAGCTGGCGGTGCTGCCCGAAG AGCTCTCGGAACTGCCGCTGGTCCGGCTGGATTTCTCCTGCAACCGGGTGGTCGCGATCCCGCGCTGTTTCCGGCGGCTCCGGCACCTCCAAGTCCTGCTGGCGGACAACAACCCCCTCCAGTTCCCCCCCGCCCAG ATCTGCCTGAAGGGCAAAGTCCACATCTTCAAGTACCTGGAAGCCGAGGCTGCCGCCCATCCTCCCCCAGCGTG ccccccggaCGAGCCGTGTCCCCTCCGGCAGCGGGGCGGGCTGGACTCCGGCTTCCACAGCGTGGACAGCGGCAGCAAGCGCTGGTCAGGGAAcgag TCCACAGATGAGTCCTCGGAGCCGTCCCGGCAGCACAGGGAGACACGCGGCGGAGCAG CTGGTGACAGCGACCcggagcagctggaggaggagcccTCGCCCGAG gagcagcagggccagaGCCCACGAGGTGACACCCCCGAGGGTAtcag ggtGGTCCCCGCGCCCCGGAGACGCCCCCAGAACCTGGAGGTGTggatggagagagagagggagaggagccGGGACAG gacccctccccagagaCCCCCGCAGACCtcggcgctgctgctgctg GGCCCCGAGGGAGCCCCCGAccccccctgcagccccccagaacCCAGCGCCTGCCTCACCCCccgctcctcttcctcctcctcctctccccgcAGTGCCACCAAGCCAG CCCCCCCGGACCCTGACCAGCTGATCACCGAGGTGCGCCAG AGCCTCGAGGCGCTGCTGCagctgcggctcccggaggagCTCGGGGACTCGGAGCTGCTGGGCCGGGTGGCGGCCCGGCTGCGGCCCTGGGCGGTGAGAGCGGCCCCAAAAACTGCCCTggaccccaaaaccgcccccGGGACCCcgaaacagcccccaaaaccactcccgggaccccaaaaccgcccccGGGACCCcgaaacagcccccaaaaccacccctgggaccccaaaactgcccccaggaccccaaaacagcccccaaaaccagccccgggaccccaaaactgcccccggGACCCcgaaacagcccccaaaaccagccccgggaccccgaaacagcccccaaaaccagccccgggaccccaaaacc GGCCCCCCCAGCGCCCGCCGGACGCCGCCATCGCCGCCCCGCCACGGCTCGGGGGTCCCCGAG GTGAagcccccccacccccggcGCCCCCCCCCCGGGCTGCTCTTCGCCCTCTTCTACGGCCTCCTCATGGCGCTGCTCGTCGCCGCCCACCGCGCGCTCTTTGGCTGCtga
- the AGFG2 gene encoding arf-GAP domain and FG repeat-containing protein 2 produces MAAGGGPGGGPGARRGSAGRDAEAEVWCRRVRELVSAVPANRLCFECGQRGVTYVDISVGSLVCTGCSGALRGLNPPHRVKSISMTTFSEAEVLFLQARGNEACRRVWLGTFDPRASLPPDSRDPQKLKEFLQEKYERKRWYVAPEPPKPPRSAAAEPPRPLRGDAAPLPQRPPQPAPKAGTDLLADIGGDPFACPAPAPEFAAFPGPAPPRSAFPSSDAFGTTSTGAATFGGAVPPFHVPPTPTGCTNPFTTPRPSRNPFQSSSPGAAFTSPPVPGGFPSPFQADGSPFGGFNVAKASTNPFVTLPTPAVPLGLRHRTTNPFL; encoded by the exons atggcggcgggcggcggccccggcggagGCCCCGGGGCCCGCAGAGGCAGCGCGGGCCGGGACGCGGAGGCCGAGGTTTGGTGCCGGCGGGTGCGGGAGTTGGTGAGCGCGGTTCCCGCCAACCGGCTCTGCTTCGAGTGCGGCCAGCGCGGCGTCACCTACGTGGACATCAGCGTGGGCAGCCTCGTGTGCACCGGCTGTTCGGGGGCGCT GCGGGGACTGAACCCCCCACACCGCGTCAAGTCCATCTCCATGACGACGTTCAGCGAGGCCGAGGTGCTGTTCCTGCAGGCGCGGGGCAATgag GCCTGCAGGCGGGTCTGGCTCGGCACCTTCGACCCCCGGGCGTCGCTGCCGCCCGACTCCCGTGACCCCCAGAAGCTGAAGGAGTTCCTGCAGGAGAAATACGAGAGGAAGCGGTG GTACGTGGCGCCGGAACCGCCGAAACCGCCCCGGAGCGCCGCGGCAGAGCCCCCCCGGCCCCTCCGCGGGGACGCAGCCCCGCTGCCCCAG CGCCCCCCCCAGCCGGCCCCAAAGGCCGGCACCGACCTCCTGGCCGACATCGGGGGGGACCCCTTCGCCTGCCCGGCCCCTGCGCCCGAATTCGCCGCCTTCCCCG gccCGGCCCCACCCCGCTCTGCCTTCCCCAGTTCCGATGCCTTCGGCACCACCAGCACTGGAGCAGCGACCTTTGGGGGGGCTGTGCCCCCCTTCCACGTCCCACCCACCCCCACAG gctgCACCAACCCCTTCACGACCCCCAGACCCTCCAGGAACcccttccagagcagcagccctg GAGCTGCTTTCACCTCTCCTCCCGTTCCTGGGGGCTtccccagccccttccaggCTGACG GGTCGCCTTTCGGTGGGTTCAACGTTGCCAAAGCTTCCACCAACCCCTTCGTG accctcccgACCCCGGCAGTGCCGCTCGGCCTCAGGCACCGGACCACCAACCCCTTCCTATGA
- the LOC116184736 gene encoding uncharacterized protein LOC116184736: MSAPPRSELAAAAAALLRLGEERPPAAAMSLLQRKGRPEWRPREEEPRKGVPKARDGGSLRRPLRVGFLTLPAPQERGPRPCAPGMAPRSLSCHAVGLPEPGVPLRPPGPRSGPPEGRGLEAPPAKRGGTPRGGCVRQTPPLKPSRSPQTRLSSGAPPPALAEQGEAEEPVYIEMVGDARGVPEPRRGGPAGAPPPPAEEPEAIYEEMSCPLPAGEGPGHAPFPGHAPFPGHAPFSGHAPFSGHAPFSGHAPFTGHALHAGHAPHTGHAPPTGHAPFGGHAPHTGHAPHAGHAPHSGHAPFPGRAPLVGHAPFSGPAPIPPPFPNLLPPRPPPLAPPPEAASRLPLPSRREAPPPARARSHSTPLPPHHAPGGAPPPGKRPPAYESLRGGVAAAGPAPAREEDTPPRRGGGGASARRGKEPEKAPEPPREERGGTGAAPPPSGIPVRAEGPRGRPGPPLPCQTFPACGRASELPGGPRLGRSASTSGVRQAGAPPFPRGPPASRPLSGGGFPAAAAAPRPRDGQLQEVIDRKRCVCTEIKARGGRGGGLCKQDSLPPLPAPPAWKGGAAPEGRPPPPPPPGTPPARRPHAVLWDTAI, encoded by the exons ATGAGCGCCCCCCCGCGGTCGGagctcgccgccgccgccgccgccctgcTGCGCCTGGGCGAGGAGCGCCCCCCCGCGGCCGCCATGAGCCTGCTGCAGCGCAAGGGACGGCCCGAGTGGCGCCCCCGCGAGGAGGAGCCGCGCAAGGG GGTGCCCAAGGCGCGGGACGGGGGGTCCCTGCGGCGCCCGCTGCGGGTGGGGTTCCTGACGCTGCCGGCGCCGCAGGAGCGCGGCCCCCGGCCCTGCGCGCCCGGCATGGCGCCCCGCTCGCTGTCCTGCCACGCCGTGGGGCTCCCCGAGCCGGGGGTGCCCCTGCGCCCCCCCGGGCCCCGCTCCGGGCCCCCCGAGGGCCGGGGCCTGGAGGCGCCGCCCGCCAAGAGAGGTG GCACCCCCCGGGGGGGCTGCGTGCGGCAGACGCCCCCCCTGAAGCCCTCGCGCAGCCCCCAGACCCGGCTGTCCTCGggggcgccgccgccggcccTGGCCGAGCAGGGCGAGGCGGAGGAGCCGGTGTACATCGAGATGGTGGGGGACGCCCGGGGGGTCCCGGAGCCCCGgcgggggggcccggcggggGCGCCCCCTCCTCCGGCCGAGGAGCCCGAGGCCATCTACGAGGAGATGAGCTGCCCCCTGCCCGCGGGGGAGGGGCCGGGACACGCCCCCTTCCCCGGACACGCCCCCTTCCCGGGACACGCCCCCTTCTCGGGACACGCCCCCTTCTCGGGACACGCCCCCTTCTCGGGACACGCCCCCTTCACGGGACACGCCCTGCACGCCGGACATGCCCCGCACACAGGCCACGCCCCGCCCACAGGCCACGCCCCTTTTGGCGGCCACGCCCCGCACACAGGCCACGCCCCACACGCAGGCCACGCCCCGCACTCTGGCCACGCCCCTTTCCCCGGCCGCGCCCCCCTCGTCGGCCACGCCCCTTTCTCCGGCCCCGCCCCCATCCCGCCGCCCTTCCCCAACCtgctcccgccccgcccgccgccgctggccccgccccccgaGGCCGCCTCGCGCCTGCCCCTCCCCTCGCGCCGcgaggccccgccccccgcgcgcGCGCGCAGCCACTCCACGCCCCTCCCCCCGCACCAcgcgccgggcggg gccccgccccccgggaaGCGCCCGCCCGCCTACGAGAGCCTGCGGGGGGGCGTGGCCGCGgcgggccccgcccccgcccgcgaGGAGGACACGCCCCCTCGCcgcggggggggcggggcctcCGCCCGCCGCGGGAAGGAGCCCGAGA AGGCGCCCGAGCCCCCCCGGGAGGAGCGGGGGGGGACGGGGGCGGCCCCGCCTCCCTCGGGGATCCCGGTCCGGGCCGAGGGGCCCCGGGGGCGGCCCGGgccccccctgccctgccagaccttCCCGGCCTGCGGGAGGGCCTCGG AGCTGCCCGGGGGTCCCCGCCTGGGCCGCTCCGCCTCCACCTCGGGGGTGCGCCAGGCCGGGGCCCCCCCGTTCCCACGCGGCCCCCCGGCATCGCGCCCCCTGTCCGGGGGGGGcttccccgccgccgccgccgcgccccggccccgggacgggcagctgcaggaggtgaTCGACCGCAAGCGCTGCGTGTGCACCGAGATCAAGgcgcggggggggcgggggggggggctGTGCAAGCAGGACAGCCTGCCCCCCCTGCCCGCCCCCCCCGCCTGGAAAGGGGGGGCCGCTCCCGAGgggcgccccccgcccccgccgccccccggcaCCCCCCCGGCCCGCCGGCCGCACGCCGTGCTCTGGGACACCGCCATCTGA
- the LOC116184737 gene encoding uncharacterized protein LOC116184737, which yields MSRKKSGFAITSVRGGGGAAPGSGSRFRLVRLLWPGEVLRRGRWLCRDFYERDASPRGGGGGGGGGGRVPVSLDAPRAAAAPHQPRSLGAFAELVQQALPPKPPSPRPGGGAELSARLGLAGEEGEEEGAGSGVSAIDNKIERAMDLVKSHLLLAVREEVEALREQIRELSERRAALERENRLLRALATPQQLARLPALPPPGPP from the exons atGAGCCGCAAGAAAAGCGGCTTCGCCATCACCAGCgtccgcggcggcggcggcgccgc ccccggcagcggctcccGGTTCCGCCTCGTCCGCTTGCTGTGGCCGGGGGAGGTgctgcggcggggccggtgGCTGTGCCGCGATTTCTACGAGCGGGACGCGTccccgcggggcggcggcggcggcggcggcggcggcgggagggtCCCGGTGTCGCTGGACGCCccccgggccgccgccgccccccacCAGCCCCGGTCCCTCGGGGCCTTCGCCGAGCTCGTGCAGCAG GCGCTGCCCCCCAAACCGCCCTCGCCACGCCCAGGGGGCGGGGCCGAGCTCAGCGCGCGCCTGGGATTGGCTGGcgaggagggcgaggaggaggg cgccgggagcggcgtCAGCGCCATCGACAACAAGATCGAGAGAGCCATG GACCTGGTGAAGTCGCACCTGCTGCTGGCGGTGCGGGAGGAGGTGGAGGCGCTGCGGGAGCAGATCCGCGAGCTGAGCGAGCGGCGGGCGGCGCTGGAGCGGGAGAACCGGCTGCTCCgggcgctggccacgccgcaGCAGCTGGCgcggctgccggccctgccgccgccggggccgccctga
- the MEPCE gene encoding 7SK snRNA methylphosphate capping enzyme: protein MAAAPEAFLVPPPPPPPPPPPPPPAAAAPEPPRPRNGLRTAGGGGKRRSSCGAKQPAWKRRRRAASECGPVLPSEFLLGGNIFDPLNLNSLLDEEVSRALNARTPQSSPLPQRGRDPVEILVPRDITDPLSLNAPGEALRLASPAKSARRRHRHRGQQRNNAANSAAGAEEPGRPAEPAAPPCPAGRHRKRRRTCSKSDPPRPAAPSEKPKPGGKAPQRPRRQARKFQYGNYCKYYGYRNPDVEDARLRALRPEWFAGKEVLDVGCNVGHLTLSIAKRWAPARVVGLDIDGRLIRSARQNIRHYLSEGLGADGEAAAGLRKGFPAALLASRGPIAAPQLPPDGPGAADFPHNVVFVTGNYVPEREEVVGAQRPEFDVVLLLSLTKWVQLNWGDEGLKRLFRRAFRHLRPGGLLLLEPQPWESYRKRKGLTETTYRNYQRIRLRPEQFPAYLTSPEVGFERCELLGTPQHSAKGFQRPIYLFHKGQSDAP from the exons ATGGCGGCGGCGCCTGAGGCCTTCCtggtgccgccgccgccgccgcctcctccgcctcctcctcctcctcccgccgccgccgcaccggagccgccgcggccccgcaaTGGCCTCCGCaccgcgggcggcggcggcaaGCGGCGGAGCAGCTGCGGCGCCAAGCAGCCGGCGTGGaagcggcggcgccgcgcggccTCGGAGTGCGGCCCGGTGCTGCCGTCCGAGTTCCTGCTCGGCGGGAACATCTTCGACCCCCTGAACCTCAACAGCCTGCTGGACGAGGAGGTGAGCCGCGCCCTGAACGCCCGCACGCCGCAGTCCTCCCCGCTGCCGCAGCGCGGCCGGGACCCGGTGGAGATCCTGGTGCCGAGGGACATCACGGACCCGCTGAGCCTGAACGCGCCGGGCGAGGCGCTCCGCCTGGCCTCGCCGGCCAAGAGCGcccggcggcggcaccggcaccgcggCCAGCAGCGCAACAACGCCGCCAACAGCGCCGCCGGCGCCGAGGagcccggccgccccgccgagcccgccgccccgccgtgccccgccgGCCGCCACCGCAAGCGCCGACGGACTTGCAGCAAATCCGACCCtccgcgccccgccgcgccctCGGAAAAACCGAAACCCGGCGGCAAAGCCCCGCAGCGGCCGCGCCGCCAGGCGCGCAAGTTCCAGTACGGGAATTACTGCAAATATTACGGGTACCGCAACCCCGACGTGGAGGACGCgcggctgcgggcgctgcggcCCGAGTGGTTCGCGGGCAAGGAGGTGCTGGACGTGGGCTGCAACGTGGGGCACCTCACCCTGAGCATCGCCAAGCGCTGGGCGCCCGCCAGGGTGGTGGGGCTGGACATTGACGGGCGGCTGATCCGCTCGGCGCGGCAGAACATCCGCCACTACCTctccgaggggctgggggcggaCGGCGAGGCCGCCGCCGGGCTCAGGAAAGGTTTCCCCGCCGCGCTCCTGGCCAGCCGGGGCCCCATCGCCGCCCCGCAGCTGCCGCCCGACGGGCCCGGCGCCGCGGATTTCCCGCACAACGTGGTGTTCGTCACG GGGAACTACGTGCCGGAGCGGGAGGAGGTGGTGGGGGCGCAGCGCCCCGAGTTCGacgtggtgctgctgctgtccctcacCAAGTGGGTGCAGCTCAACTGGGGCGACGAGGGGCTCAAGCGGCTCTTCCGGAGGGCGTTCCGGCACCTGCGGCCCGgcgggctgctgctgctggagccgcAGCCCTGGGAGTCCTACCGCAAGCGCAAGGGGCTGACG GAGACGACGTACCGGAACTACCAGCGCATCCGGCTGCGGCCCGAGCAGTTCCCGGCGTACCTGACCTCGCCCGAGGTGGGCTTCGAGCGCTGCGAGCTGCTGGGGACCCCCCAGCACAGCGCCAAAG gctTCCAGCGGCCgatttatctcttccacaaggGACAAAGCGAcgccccctga